The genomic window CTCCAGGAGCTCCAGCACATTGCCGACAGTCCCGATCCCACCCGGCGCGTGAGGGGAAGGCGCGGTCTCGACATCATCAAACGGTTGCAGCAGGAAAAGATGATCGAGGTCCGCATCGACCGGCAGGATTTCGACAACCTGTCGGATGTCGATGCCAAGCTGGTTGCGCTGGCTCTCCGGTTGAACGCCAAGATCGTGACCAACGACTACAATCTGTCCAAGGTCGCCGAGGTGCAGGGCATTCGGATTCTGAACATCAATCAGCTGGCCAACGCATTGAAGCCGGTGGTTCTTCCGGGCGAGGTCCTTCGCCTTCAGATTCTCAAGGAGGGGAAAGAACAGGGGCAGGGCATCGCCTACCTGGAGGACGGCACCATGGTGGTCGTGGAGAATGCAAGTCGGCACCTCGGGAAGGAAGTGGAAGTCTCCGTGACGAGCATACTGCAGACCACCGCGGGACGCTTGATTTTCACCACGTTGAAGGATGCGGAGGTCAGCCGGCACCAGCATTGACCCTCGGATTCCCCGGGGTTTGTTCGTGTCGAGGGCGGGTCAGAAATGTCCCGCCTTTTGCGTGAATGCGTTCGTAAACGATTTCCCGGCATGGGTGTGCGATGTCTTGAGACCGATTCGCGTTCAACGGTCATGAACCGAGGGGGCGTTTGCTCCCACCAATGAAAGTTTTGTCGAGTGCTTGTACCCTGTCCGTGAGCGATAAAGGGAAAGACCGGGGTCGTTCCTTGATGCCGGGGCGCGTTGGAGATGAGTGCATTGGGCGGGAGGGCATAGAGCCTTCCCCTTGCCGTGACTCGCATGATACTCTAAAAGCGTGGGGGACGTATCCCTCACACCCCCTCGCCGCTTCGCGGCTCCGTGTGGCGCTGCGGCGGCGGCCTTCGGCCAGTCGCCGACAGCGCCGAGCACTCGGCCTCACGCGCTTGCGCGTGTGGCCGAAACTTGGGGGGTGCGGGGGAAGCATTCCCCCGCTCTTTTGTGCTTGAAAGATCCATCTTGAACGCAACTTCGTATGACGCGATGGGAACACGGAATTCTCCCCCTGACCTGACGTTCCATGTGGACGTCGAGGAAAAGCTCCGCCGGCTGGACGTATTCCTCAGCGCCCGGAGCCCGGATTGTTCGCGAAGCCAGGTTCAGAAGCTGATCCGGGAAGGTCGTGTGACCGTGAACGGATTGCCGGTCAAGGCGAGCTATGAAATCCGATCCGGCGACTGCATCGCGGTGTGGCTGCCGGAGGCCGTCGGGGAGGATTCGCTGCAGCCTCGGCCCATGCCCCTGGAGATATTGTTCGAGGATGACGATGTGCTGGTGCTGAACAAGGCGCCCGGGGTCATCGTGCATCCCGGCGCGGGGCATGAGGAAGGGACGCTGGTTCACGGTCTGCTGGCCCATTGTTCCAGGCTGGCTTCCCGGGGCGCTCCCAGAAGGCCCGGCATCGTTCACCGCCTGGACCGCGGCACTTCGGGCGCCTTGATGGTGGCCAAAAGCGAGCGGGCCTACCTCGAGCTGATCCGGCAGTTCAAGCACCATGAGGTCGGCAAGGAGTACCTCGCGCTGGTGTACGGCACGATGGCCGGGGCGTCAGGGGAGATACGGACGGGAATGGGTCGCCATCCGGTGGATCGGAAAAGAATGGCCGTGCTGGAAAAAGGCGGGCGCGAAGCCGTTTCTCAATGGAAGGTCGCAGTCGCCTGGGGTGAGGTGAGCCTGCTCAGGGTCGTCATCAAGACGGGGAGAACCCACCAGATCCGGGTTCATCTGAGCCATATGCAACATCCGGTGGTCGGCGACGAAACCTATGGCGGCGGAAAACGGAAAGCTCGCGCGGTCAAATCCGATGTCCTGCGAGAGCTGTTGATGGAGGTGGACCGCCAAATGCTTCATGCGGTCGGATTGGCGTTCCGGCACCCCGTTTCCGGAGCGGACCTCTCATTCACGGCACCGCTGCCGCCCGATTTTGCCGGTCTGCTCGAACGAATAAGGATTTCGCTCCAGAAAGAAGGAGCGGGCCGTTCCGATCCATCAGGGGTTGGGATGGATAAGCTGCCTTAGATCTCTCATCTTGCCCACGAATTCCCGCAGAGAATCACTCCCGCGTCTTTCGACGACCCGCGGCGTGATCGCAATGAGCAGTTCCGTGCGTTCCCTGCTTTTGCCCTTCTGCCCAAAAAGCGGGCCGATAATGGGAACATCGACCAGCATCGGCGCGCCGGTGGTGGTGTCCCGGTCGATTTCGTCGATTATGCCGCCGATGACCACGGTGGAGCCGTCCTGGGCCAGCAGCGTCGTCTTCAGGTTTCGCTCGGTGAAGGTGGGCGCGGTGTTGTTGACCCCGACGGTGGCATTGGCGCCGACCCGGCGGATGGTCTGTTCCACTTCCAGGCGGACCAGGCCTCCGGCGTTGATGTGAGGTGTAACGGTAAGTATGGTGCCGGTTTCCTCGTATTCGATGGTGCTGAACACAGTGTCGAGGGTGGTCGAGGTCCCCCCGGTGTAGGACCCGCTCGGTACGGGCGTCCGTCCACCCACCTGGATGGCGGCTTCCTTGTTGTCGGTTGCCAGCAGGGTGGGCGTGGAGAGAATCTTCACTTTGGTTTTCGAGGACAGCCAGCTCAAGACCCCCGCCATGTCTTTGGCATTGCTGACCCAGGCCAGTGCCATGCCGCCCGCGGAGGATATGCCGGCCAGGTTGAGAGCAATGTCGGACACGCCTCCCAGTCCGTTGAGGGAGCCTTGCCCGACGCCGGCTCCGACTTCCGCATGGCTGAAGTACCATTTCAGCCCGTACTCGAAATCCTTGGTCAGCGCGACCTCGGCAATGATGACCTCGATCAGGACGGCGCGGGGCAGGATATCCAGCGCTTCGATGGTCTTCTTTATCTTGGCGTAGTCGGTGGCGTTTGCACGGACCACTATGGCATTGTTGACCTCATCGGGGATGATCATCACTTCGGGGGACACCGATGTCGGCGGACTCTGTCCTCCCGCGCGGCCCGCGGCGCTGCGCGCCGCGCGCTGAGCCGAAGCCCCGCTGCCAGTGGTTTGTCCGAACGCCGAGCCGGTCCCCCCATACTGGCCGGATGAGTCCGAGGACGCCGAGCGGAATCGACTGCTCGATGAGCTGCCAAAGGACGAACCGCTCGACGAGGTGCCGAAACCCGAGGAAGTCGACCCACCTCCGAAAGACGAGCCGCTGCCGAAGGTTCTCCTCCCGGTGGTCGATTGGACGACCTGTTTTTCCGGTCGCCTTTCGGGTGCCGCGATTCCGTACACCTGCAGCAAAATGTCTCCGATGTCCTTGGCCAGCCCGTTTTGGACGTAGTAGACGTAGATCTGCTCTCCCACTTCGCCGCCATGGGTGTCCAGGGCGTTGATCCATTGCCTGGCGGTCTTGAGCAACTCGGGTGTCTGGGCCAGGACCAGCACGCCGCGGAAATTCACCAGGGGGATGAACGCGAGATTGTTCTTGAGGTTCGTCTCCTTGAAGAGGCCCAGTTTGCCCATAAGGGCGTCCATCCCCTGGACGGCGTCCTGCGGAGCGATGGATTGCAGCTGAACGACCTCCATGCTCACTTCCTGAAGGATGTTCATATCCATCGTTCTGAGGACTTCAACGATGGAGTGGGCATTGTCGCTGCTCTCGACGAAGATGAGGCTGTTGGACATGGTGTCCGAAATGAGGGGCCGCCCGGGGGTGATGAAGGATTTTACGGTGTTGAGCGCCTGTTTGACGTCCAGGTAGCGCAGTTTGTAGATGACGATGACGGGTCTCACCCCGTCCTTGTCCGGCTTCAACGTGATGGTGTCGGCGAGGGACAGGCTGCTGCTGGCGCTGCGCTGCAAGGGCTGAATATAGTAGAGTCCCTTCTGGGGGGTGATCGAAACGTTGTTTGCCTCGAAAGCTTTGATGATCATCTGGAGCAGCTCGGTCCTGTTGAACTCGCCCTCCAGGTACATGCTGATCCGGCCTTGAAGAGTGGGGTCCAGCACATAGTTGAGCTTGAGGTAATCGCCGAATACCTGGCTTGTGACCTCTCCCAGGTCGGCCTTGTCGAAATTGAAGACGACCTTCTGACGTTCGCCTTCCCCGACTGGAACTCTCTCTCCTTTTCCCCCGGCGGGCGGGGTGAGCAGGCCGGAGGTCGTCTTCCCCTCGTGGCGCGGGAGGACGGGCTTTTTCTTGGCTGCATCGGAGTCTTTCTTCGGATCGTCCAGCGACACCTGCTTCTCTTTGGGTGAATCCAGGGCGACGGGACTCAGGACCTCGGCGGGTGACTTCGCTTTCTGCTCGGGGACTGCTCCCCAGACGGTGCGCGGCGCCCGTGGAGGCGGAGTGCCCGCCGTACCGCAGGACAACAGGACAGAGGCCATCAAAACAACCCCTATGGCCCGGCATATCTTCATGGTTTCCCCCCCATGCATACAATACCCAAAAGGCCTCGTGAGCAGGGATATCGTCGGTGCGCCAGTATAAATGAGAAACGGTCCGCAATGCAAAACAATCGTTGAGGAGCAACCGGCCCCGGGCCGATCGCCTGCGCGGACTTCACGTTCAGGACTTGTCCCCCTTTTCCATGAGTGCGGCAAGGATAACGTTGATGATCAGGTCCGGTCCCTTGCTGCGCTGTATTTTCTGGATATTGATCTCCTGGACCAGGATGGCCGCCTCGAAGTTCTTGACCCTGTCCAGGAAGAAATGAAGCCCGTCCACCGTCGTCATGAAGTTGAATCGCAGGTGGACTTCCTGGTAGAGGCCATATTCCTTGCTCGCAAGCACCTGGTAGGTCTTGATGTCGAGCTTCCGGCCGCCTTTGGCGGACAGCATGTCGCTCAGCGAAGCGGCCAACTGGTAAGGATCATTGCCGCGGAACAGGCGCTTCTGCATCTCTTTGAGCTCCTGTTCCTGCTTCACCAGGTTGTCTTTGATGCTCTGGGCCTGGTTGAGCTTATCCTGATATTTCTTCGCCAGGTCGCTCTTTTGTCTCACCTGGGCGGCCAGTTCCTCCTTACGGACAAGGAGAGGGTTGACCCAGATCGCATAGACCACCAGGATTCCCACAAGAGTCGCCGTAACCACCAGGATCGCGGTGCGCTGCCTTTTTACGTCGGACCAGGATACCTTGTGCTTCATCATGGCTGCGTCCTATTCGTCCTCTTCCGGGGCGAAGTCCTCATCCACGGCCTCCTCGTCCGGCAACTGGCGCCTGGGGGCCGATTTTCCGACCGGAGGAGATGTGGATGCGGGCGCCGGAGCGACGCTCGGCGCCTGGTCGTCGGGCTTTTCCGGCGGCAGTGCTTCGAGGGTTTTC from Syntrophobacter fumaroxidans MPOB includes these protein-coding regions:
- a CDS encoding RluA family pseudouridine synthase; translated protein: MNATSYDAMGTRNSPPDLTFHVDVEEKLRRLDVFLSARSPDCSRSQVQKLIREGRVTVNGLPVKASYEIRSGDCIAVWLPEAVGEDSLQPRPMPLEILFEDDDVLVLNKAPGVIVHPGAGHEEGTLVHGLLAHCSRLASRGAPRRPGIVHRLDRGTSGALMVAKSERAYLELIRQFKHHEVGKEYLALVYGTMAGASGEIRTGMGRHPVDRKRMAVLEKGGREAVSQWKVAVAWGEVSLLRVVIKTGRTHQIRVHLSHMQHPVVGDETYGGGKRKARAVKSDVLRELLMEVDRQMLHAVGLAFRHPVSGADLSFTAPLPPDFAGLLERIRISLQKEGAGRSDPSGVGMDKLP
- the gspD gene encoding type II secretion system secretin GspD; this encodes MKICRAIGVVLMASVLLSCGTAGTPPPRAPRTVWGAVPEQKAKSPAEVLSPVALDSPKEKQVSLDDPKKDSDAAKKKPVLPRHEGKTTSGLLTPPAGGKGERVPVGEGERQKVVFNFDKADLGEVTSQVFGDYLKLNYVLDPTLQGRISMYLEGEFNRTELLQMIIKAFEANNVSITPQKGLYYIQPLQRSASSSLSLADTITLKPDKDGVRPVIVIYKLRYLDVKQALNTVKSFITPGRPLISDTMSNSLIFVESSDNAHSIVEVLRTMDMNILQEVSMEVVQLQSIAPQDAVQGMDALMGKLGLFKETNLKNNLAFIPLVNFRGVLVLAQTPELLKTARQWINALDTHGGEVGEQIYVYYVQNGLAKDIGDILLQVYGIAAPERRPEKQVVQSTTGRRTFGSGSSFGGGSTSSGFGTSSSGSSFGSSSSSRFRSASSDSSGQYGGTGSAFGQTTGSGASAQRAARSAAGRAGGQSPPTSVSPEVMIIPDEVNNAIVVRANATDYAKIKKTIEALDILPRAVLIEVIIAEVALTKDFEYGLKWYFSHAEVGAGVGQGSLNGLGGVSDIALNLAGISSAGGMALAWVSNAKDMAGVLSWLSSKTKVKILSTPTLLATDNKEAAIQVGGRTPVPSGSYTGGTSTTLDTVFSTIEYEETGTILTVTPHINAGGLVRLEVEQTIRRVGANATVGVNNTAPTFTERNLKTTLLAQDGSTVVIGGIIDEIDRDTTTGAPMLVDVPIIGPLFGQKGKSRERTELLIAITPRVVERRGSDSLREFVGKMRDLRQLIHPNP